One genomic region from Jilunia laotingensis encodes:
- a CDS encoding GxGYxYP domain-containing protein → MRNTIICGICILCFCCNKAFAQDKIGLYDLHYTLQTDLEDIGGRNVTWDDVHLIAALQGIVNRDNPQLYIFGVDRDQMDIDKYWWNKYRKKGEWLYRKETITYDSIEELVDAYANYIEGIVVYDENVASTSNVASAVAGAENLLPIRYDTDKQSLYTRLVLNGPKLDVKCWLINKDGTSMFTGEGIIPGTQRKSTGSIKNDPYIWYIENYMKKGKCNTEYAAYYLDQYWKKNPFAAVRNHHTLYNHDFFISKRAFFFDLSPWGDEPATDDPEQSVGTDLATLKEMLLLAYQQNKGDKFCYIGGFPSWAFKYTKHAGGIHDDVPTEWEFLRLISAYNAFKDADAISIGALANASFWQHFPLEKEYPQKWVTHQELKEKGLLKNDGTVDIKGRNFLVFYVGDYDASSWVSQCTPFIWDNPNRGKVPMMWAISPVLQERVPHVLHNFRKTATKNDYFVSADNGAGYLSPGMLQEPRGISGLSSGLQAWSNHCKPYYKRWGLSITGFIVDGYAPALNREGMECYYSFSSNGVVPQHLPSDATLFADMPLLRADYDVNDINPEDAAKTIVNRIKERKGIPFHWFRNILKDPTWYLQVVEELKKLDEKICLLDAPSFFELLRIYLDNNIPFAGGTGTEEDPFLISTPQQFDCIRNYRNQCFRLMNDIDFSGYVREDGSGWWPLGEWGNGERAIERFNGIFDGNGYSVTNLHIEMKAHDLSIFGVVENAEIKNLKVENCVIIGEGRLGVLSGATFSSKIENVSIINSRCENRLSDHGSNAGGLTGPLYQSVIENCLVKGGYVFAKDCVGGISSSMSSDSQIINSYSDCDIEGTSNVGGIVGKVN, encoded by the coding sequence ATGAGAAATACAATTATCTGCGGAATCTGCATATTATGTTTTTGCTGTAATAAAGCTTTTGCTCAGGATAAAATTGGACTATACGATCTGCATTATACTTTACAAACGGATTTGGAAGATATCGGAGGACGTAATGTGACATGGGATGATGTACATTTGATTGCAGCTTTGCAAGGAATTGTTAACAGGGACAATCCACAATTATATATATTTGGAGTAGATCGTGATCAAATGGATATTGATAAGTATTGGTGGAATAAATATCGTAAAAAGGGAGAATGGCTTTACAGGAAAGAGACGATAACTTATGATTCGATTGAAGAATTGGTGGATGCCTATGCAAACTATATAGAGGGAATAGTAGTGTATGATGAAAATGTAGCTTCTACAAGCAATGTAGCTTCAGCTGTAGCAGGAGCGGAAAATCTTTTACCTATAAGATACGATACAGATAAGCAAAGTTTATACACACGTTTAGTCTTAAATGGTCCTAAGTTGGATGTAAAGTGCTGGCTTATAAATAAGGACGGTACTTCTATGTTCACGGGTGAAGGTATAATTCCGGGGACTCAGCGGAAAAGTACAGGGTCTATCAAAAATGATCCCTATATCTGGTATATCGAAAATTATATGAAAAAGGGCAAGTGTAATACAGAATATGCTGCTTATTATTTGGATCAGTATTGGAAAAAGAATCCGTTTGCAGCAGTTCGCAACCATCATACCTTGTATAATCATGATTTCTTTATTAGTAAACGTGCTTTTTTCTTTGACTTGTCTCCATGGGGAGATGAACCGGCAACAGATGATCCCGAGCAGTCTGTAGGAACAGATTTGGCAACTCTCAAGGAGATGTTGTTATTGGCATATCAGCAGAATAAAGGTGATAAATTCTGTTATATAGGTGGTTTCCCTTCATGGGCTTTTAAATATACGAAACATGCAGGAGGTATTCATGACGATGTTCCGACGGAATGGGAGTTTTTACGCCTGATTAGTGCATATAATGCATTTAAAGATGCGGATGCAATCTCAATCGGAGCGTTGGCTAATGCATCGTTCTGGCAACATTTTCCTTTAGAGAAGGAATATCCTCAAAAATGGGTGACTCATCAGGAGTTAAAAGAAAAAGGATTATTGAAAAATGATGGGACAGTGGATATAAAAGGGAGAAACTTTTTAGTGTTTTATGTCGGTGATTATGATGCTTCATCATGGGTGAGCCAATGTACCCCTTTTATTTGGGATAATCCTAATAGAGGGAAAGTGCCAATGATGTGGGCTATAAGTCCAGTATTGCAAGAACGGGTACCTCATGTGTTACATAACTTTAGAAAGACTGCTACTAAGAATGATTATTTTGTAAGTGCTGACAATGGAGCAGGTTATTTAAGTCCTGGAATGCTTCAGGAGCCTCGTGGTATTTCCGGTTTATCTTCTGGATTGCAGGCATGGTCAAACCATTGTAAACCATATTATAAACGATGGGGATTAAGTATTACGGGATTTATTGTTGACGGGTATGCTCCGGCATTGAACCGGGAAGGTATGGAATGTTATTATTCGTTTAGTTCCAATGGAGTTGTACCCCAGCATTTGCCTTCTGATGCAACCTTATTTGCAGATATGCCCTTATTACGTGCCGATTATGATGTGAATGATATAAATCCGGAAGATGCAGCAAAAACGATAGTGAACCGGATAAAGGAAAGAAAAGGAATTCCATTCCACTGGTTTAGAAATATTTTGAAAGATCCGACATGGTATTTGCAGGTAGTGGAGGAGTTGAAAAAGTTAGATGAAAAGATCTGCTTATTGGATGCTCCGTCTTTTTTTGAACTTTTGCGTATTTATTTGGATAATAATATTCCTTTTGCCGGTGGAACGGGAACTGAGGAAGATCCTTTTTTGATTTCGACCCCTCAACAATTTGATTGTATACGAAATTACAGGAACCAATGTTTCCGTTTAATGAATGATATTGATTTTTCGGGATATGTTCGTGAAGATGGAAGCGGATGGTGGCCGTTGGGAGAGTGGGGGAATGGTGAACGTGCGATAGAGCGCTTTAATGGAATTTTTGATGGGAATGGTTACTCGGTTACGAATTTGCATATAGAGATGAAAGCGCATGATCTTAGCATATTCGGAGTAGTTGAAAATGCTGAAATTAAGAATTTGAAGGTTGAAAATTGTGTCATCATTGGTGAAGGGCGTTTGGGAGTTTTAAGCGGAGCCACATTTTCTTCTAAAATAGAAAATGTTTCTATCATTAATAGTCGATGCGAGAATAGATTGTCCGATCATGGCTCTAATGCCGGAGGATTGACCGGTCCCCTCTATCAATCAGTGATAGAAAATTGTCTTGTAAAAGGGGGATATGTTTTTGCGAAAGATTGCGTAGGAGGTATATCCAGTTCAATGAGTTCAGATAGTCAGATTATAAATAGTTATTCAGATTGTGATATAGAAGGAACATCCAATGTCGGTGGAATCGTTGGAAAAGTAAATTAA
- a CDS encoding glycoside hydrolase family 43 protein — translation MKLLIALLSFTLLTACEHIKEESSGNPAIEGWYADPEGVVFNNEFWIYTTLSDLSPEVKENAPELKKKTRAVHQIYNVQTYLDAFSSKDLVHWTKHPKVLSIENIKWLEFALWAPAIIKANGKYYLFFGGNDIQNDNQCGGIGVAIADNPAGPFKDALGKPLIDKIINGAQPIDQFVFRDDDGSYYMYYGGWHHCNMVKLSPDLLRIVPFEDGTYYKSVTPENYVEGPFMLKRNGKYYFMWSEGSWGGADYSVAYAIADSPYGPFDRVGKILQQDDKIATGAGHHSVIQIPGKDEWYIVYHRRPLGDTDQNHRQVCIDKMYFDENGYIKPVKMTFEGVKAIEID, via the coding sequence ATGAAATTATTGATTGCTTTATTAAGTTTTACGCTTTTAACGGCTTGTGAACACATAAAAGAGGAGAGTAGTGGAAATCCTGCCATTGAAGGATGGTATGCAGATCCCGAAGGAGTTGTATTTAACAATGAATTCTGGATTTACACGACTTTGTCTGATTTATCTCCGGAAGTAAAAGAAAATGCTCCCGAATTGAAGAAAAAAACAAGGGCGGTGCATCAAATTTATAATGTTCAGACTTATTTGGATGCTTTTTCTTCCAAAGATTTGGTACACTGGACTAAACATCCTAAAGTTTTATCTATCGAAAACATAAAATGGCTTGAATTTGCTTTGTGGGCACCTGCGATTATCAAAGCGAATGGAAAATATTATTTGTTTTTCGGAGGTAATGATATACAGAATGATAATCAATGTGGAGGAATTGGTGTGGCGATCGCTGATAATCCTGCCGGACCTTTTAAAGATGCTTTAGGAAAACCGTTGATTGATAAAATTATAAATGGTGCCCAACCCATCGATCAGTTTGTTTTTCGGGATGATGACGGTAGTTATTATATGTATTATGGAGGATGGCATCATTGCAATATGGTGAAATTAAGTCCTGATTTATTGAGAATTGTTCCTTTTGAAGACGGTACATACTATAAATCCGTTACCCCGGAAAATTATGTTGAAGGACCGTTTATGTTAAAACGCAATGGAAAATATTATTTCATGTGGTCGGAAGGTAGTTGGGGAGGTGCGGATTATAGTGTGGCATATGCTATTGCCGATTCTCCATATGGCCCATTTGATCGGGTCGGGAAGATTCTTCAGCAAGATGATAAAATTGCTACAGGTGCAGGACATCATTCCGTCATACAAATTCCGGGAAAAGATGAATGGTATATTGTCTACCACCGCCGTCCGTTGGGAGATACAGACCAAAATCATAGGCAGGTTTGCATAGATAAGATGTACTTTGACGAAAATGGGTATATAAAACCTGTAAAAATGACATTTGAGGGAGTGAAAGCAATTGAAATTGACTAA